The Candidatus Eremiobacterota bacterium genome has a segment encoding these proteins:
- a CDS encoding M20 family metallo-hydrolase gives MKTREDLHKIFSRIDGYREDVITMQRELTAIPALAPSSGGEGEWKKALKVKEYMEKVGYDEHYELNAPDESIPERKTRPNHVYLVKGREGGKTIWIMSHLDIVPPGERKLWESDPYVTRIDGDTIYGRGVEDNQQGLVSSILVLKALKEEGIKPAHNVALLVISDEETGNTLGIQHILKVKPDIFGSGDLVFVPDSGSEEGTDMEVAEKSILWVKVTTKGKQSHASRPHTGINAFKAASHLVVKCEGLYNDFAGKDPIFDPPGSTFEPTKKEANVPNVNSIPGEDVFYLDCRILPPVDLKAVKARIEGYAKEIEQAFGVTILVEYVQEQKAAPATSPDSPVVKALSAAIREVYGAEPKAIGIGGGTVAAYVRKAGLPAVVWARINETAHQPNEHCSIGNVLGDAKVFAHVCLSE, from the coding sequence TGAAAACAAGGGAAGACCTGCATAAGATATTCTCCCGCATCGACGGCTACCGTGAAGATGTGATAACAATGCAGCGCGAGCTGACGGCCATTCCTGCACTTGCCCCCTCGAGCGGAGGCGAAGGGGAATGGAAAAAGGCTCTTAAGGTAAAGGAGTATATGGAGAAGGTGGGCTACGATGAGCATTATGAGCTCAACGCCCCCGATGAAAGCATTCCGGAGAGAAAGACAAGGCCCAACCATGTGTACCTTGTCAAGGGCAGAGAGGGCGGTAAAACCATCTGGATTATGAGCCACCTGGACATTGTCCCCCCGGGAGAGCGGAAGCTCTGGGAGAGCGATCCCTACGTGACGAGGATCGACGGCGACACAATATACGGCCGCGGTGTCGAGGACAACCAGCAGGGCCTGGTCTCCTCGATACTCGTGCTGAAAGCCTTGAAAGAAGAAGGAATAAAACCTGCCCACAACGTGGCGCTCCTTGTCATCTCTGACGAGGAGACGGGAAATACCCTGGGAATCCAGCATATCCTGAAAGTGAAGCCCGACATCTTCGGGAGCGGCGACCTGGTCTTCGTGCCGGACTCGGGAAGCGAGGAAGGCACAGATATGGAGGTCGCCGAAAAGTCCATTCTCTGGGTGAAAGTGACCACCAAGGGCAAGCAGTCCCACGCGAGCAGGCCTCACACGGGAATTAACGCCTTCAAGGCCGCCTCCCACCTTGTGGTGAAGTGTGAAGGGCTCTACAATGATTTTGCCGGCAAGGATCCGATATTTGACCCGCCGGGAAGCACTTTTGAGCCCACGAAGAAAGAGGCCAATGTGCCCAACGTGAACTCCATCCCCGGGGAAGACGTGTTCTACCTGGACTGCCGCATCCTTCCCCCAGTGGACCTCAAGGCCGTGAAAGCCAGGATTGAGGGCTATGCAAAAGAGATAGAGCAGGCTTTTGGGGTGACCATCCTTGTTGAATACGTGCAGGAGCAGAAGGCGGCGCCGGCCACGAGCCCCGATTCGCCGGTGGTGAAAGCCCTCTCCGCGGCGATAAGAGAAGTGTATGGAGCGGAGCCGAAGGCAATCGGCATAGGGGGAGGCACCGTGGCTGCCTATGTGAGAAAGGCAGGTCTGCCGGCCGTGGTATGGGCCCGCATCAATGAGACGGCCCACCAACCGAACGAGCACTGCAGCATCGGGAACGTGCTGGGCGACGCAAAGGTCTTCGCCCACGTGTGCCTGTCTGAGTGA